The Bdellovibrionales bacterium CG10_big_fil_rev_8_21_14_0_10_45_34 genome includes the window GCAAGGCGAGCTACTGAGTGCAGTAGCCGCTAAATTGAAGTTTGAGAGCTTCGATTTCTTCGCCAATGGCGAGAGATCCAAGGCGAGCTGCCCAGCCGTAAACGTTTTCAACTGGGAGCCCAGCCTCATTTACGATCAAATCTGACATGCAAAGTTTCTTGAATACAGCCCCCGGGCTATTAAGGCTTTCGGTTTCATTTTTATCTTTGTGAGTTCTTAGAAAGCCTCCCACAACCGAACAACCAATCATATAAATAACGGGCTCAGCAGTTTCACCAAGGTCGGCCTTAATCACCGAAGGAATGCCTTCTTGGACTAAAAGAGAAGTTACGGTAGAGGCGCCTTTAGCGGCCTGCATTTTCTTTCGTGTCTTACTATTCCACTCGAGCACCTCAGATCCGCTCTCAACTTTGATGACTGCGAGTCCATAGGTGCCGGCATTATTTTTAATGAATACTGTGGGCTTTGAATCGACACGTTGCCGCCGATAGTCCTCATTCATTGCCTCGATCATGTTGTCGACCGTATCCGCCAACGACTGTAGGCGTTCATCGCTGCTGGCATCAAAATTCTCAACAAGTTCGCTTCTCACCGTCAAATACCAAGGATCGAGATCAACTAGTTTACAAAGCTCGGCAGCTAATTGATTGTAATATTTGAAGTGCTCGCTTTTCTTGCGATTGTACCAACCGAGCTCTCGTGCCGGATTAAAAGGAACTTCCAAATCGGCGGCCCACTCATTATGGGGATCAGAAAAATCGTTGTTGCTCACGACAAGATCTGGAGCCCAGTCTTCGCCGATAATAAGTTTACCGGCAGTCGATTGAGATGGGTAAACTTCAATCTTGTGCCCGGCTGCGGACTCTAAAACGGTTACACCCTTAAATGACTTGGGGATGCAAACGCGAACCTCCACTGACGAAGCTCTTAATATAGAAGCCAGTGAGTGAACGTTGTCCCAGTAGAAGCGATTGCTCGTGTGTTCTTCGGTGAGTAGAGCAACCCGCTTAAGGGCCCCCTTGTATCGCCCTTCAAGATATCTCTCCATAGTTTGGCAGGCCTCTTCAAAATCAGCGGGGCAGATGTTGTTAAAGCCGGCCGGAAAAATATTAGCATCGACGGGAGCAACTTTGAATCCTGAGTCGCGCAAATCGAAGCTGGAATATATCGGGAAGCATTTGCCCGATCTTTTAGATTCAAACCACTCAGCCACTTTCTTGTGGTGTGAAATGATATGTTGGTGGATGGTTTTAGCGCATGCGGAAGTCGCGGTATTGTTGAAGTTCAATTTATTGCCTTACGTAAAGGTTTTGTTTTTAACTCGTAAATCTCGGTCACTTGCTTGCGCATTATACCTGCCAAGCGGGCCTTGAGGCTGCGATTTGCTGCACTCATGCACAAGAACTGATCCACCCAACACTGCCAATGGGAGTAAGAAAACGTTAACAATCGGTATAAAAAATATCATTCCTACGAAGACAGAGAACCCGGCAAATTCATAAAAATTTGCTTTTAAAAACTTAAAGCGCGAGGTGAGGGCTATTCCTTTGGCCTCCAGAGCATAATCAGAAAAATCAAAAGCTGCGATTAACATACTTAGAGCGGCCGCAACCAGTTGGACTCCAGGAATTAAACTGGCTACCACTAGTAAAAAGAGAACCGGCAGAAGCACAGCCGTTCGCAAAAGCGAGACGAAAAACATTCTAGCGGCAAAGGAAATCTGCTTGGAAAAGGAAAGTGGAGGAGGTGCTTCGTTTGATAAAAGCTTAAGAGAGCGTTCCGCCATAAAGGAATAGAAGGGAAGCCCAATAATCCTTGAAACTAGCAGGGTCCCTAAAAAAGAGATCATCACTGCGCTAATGAGGCCAACGACCCAGACAAGTCCCTCCGCCACCTGAATCCATGGGCTACCTACTTCAGGCAAGAATGTGATGAGCCAAGTCGGAACTGAAGAAAGGGTCCAGTAGAGAAAGGTCATCAATGAAAGCGCTGTTAGCAATACGGGAACAGCGGTCAGGCCTTTAAGGCCAGCGTCTGACTTGAGCAATGAAAGAGATCTTGTTCCGTAGCTAAATCCGTTAGCAAATCGCTTTACAAAAGAGGGGTTGGAGGTCAGTTGGTCAGACACAAAAGTAAGTTGTGGTCAGATAGTAGTTTTGTCAATTGTTGGGGCCTAAGGTAGTGCCCGATCTTTTTATGGACTCTAAGCGTTTTGCCGCGGGCGTGAGGCCTTCTCCGGGAGCTGTGCCTGCTAGTGTGCGATTGAGCTCAAACTGAGTTTTTACAATAAGCGCGTCTAGCTGATCTTTAGGGCCCGACAAGGCCATCGACTCTAGAGATTTGAAGTTTTTGATGCGAGCCTCCTCAAGGAGATCATAAAATTTCAAGGCCATGGTTCGTTTAATCTGCCAGGACTCCTGCGGGCTTGTTTGTGAGCCATGTTCCTGTAAATATTCTCGGGTCTTGAGATAGGCTTGCTCCAGAGAAGACAGAGCAAGCTGTGACCAAGGATGAGAGTTCAAAAGATAACTTTTAATCAAAAAATCCTGCGAATAGCGCATCCGAAACAAGAATCGATCGAGTTCAGGACCGCTTTCGATCTTACGCGTCGACATTGTTCCCATGGAGTAAAGGACCCTAGCTATCCAGCTACTCTCTTTAGCGGAGCCGTCGATTTGTGATAGGAGTCGTAAATTTGCTTGTCGATAATGTCGTTGTGCCTGATCCCATTGATCAAGTTGAGAATAAAGAGACCCCAGGCGAGAAGGTATTTCTATCTCACGAACAGCCAACCTTAAACCGCGTGATCGTCTTTGAAGATCTAAGAGGGTTGATATCGCCATCTCATATTTTCTTTGTTCTTCGTAGCAAAGGCTTAATTGGTATAAAACTTCGATGCGTTGAAGCTCACCTTCGGAGGGGACCCCTTGGTTCAAATCAGACAACATCGGGCAGCCCTTAGCATATTCATTGAGAGCAAGATGTGACAGAGCCAAGTAGTACTGAGACTTTTGAGAATAGACATCCCCTTCGTGGCTCTTAAGAAACTTCTCGAATTGCTCCTTGGCCTCTTCAAAAAGGCCTTGTTCGTAAGACTTTACTGCAACTTGATAAGCTAGCGGTGGTTGCGGCACTTGATGCTCGCTTCTTTGAAACAAAGTGCAGCTATTCAGAAGTAAAAAAACCAGTAAAAACCTAGGTCGAATCAAATTGCCCCCGTCGCGATTGTCACCTGAATCTCAGTTCCGCAGACTTCTGAGGTGCCTCGTGCATGCTACAAATTATAGAAACAAAACTGGCGAGAATCTAGCTCCCATTTTGCTATTTCTAGTTTTTCAAAATATCGGCCAACTGATTGAGATTATCGAGCTCGTAGGGTTGCTTTTGAAGCTCTGGTACCTTTTTCACGTAGACGCGGGTGGAGAGCTGCGATTCAAAGTGAGCAATATCCTCTTTTGCAGACTCAAAGTGCTTAGCGACACGATGAAATACCTCAATCATTTTTTTAAGCTCGGAGTCTTGCGCGATCAGCTCAATGTCTGTGCCCTCAAGCGCCCATTCAGGGAAAGCCCGGTTAACAATAACAGCAGATAAGGAATGTCCACGTCGTTTGAGATTTTGAAAAAACGAACGCGCCTCTTCAAGCTTGACGGAATCAGAGCTAGTCACAAGAACAAACTGGGTTGTCGGTGAAATCAGCAATGACTGAATCTTAGAACTGTGTTCGCGAATAGGTTCGGCAAGGGTTCTCACTGTCTTGAAGAATGTGCTCAGCTCAGTAAGGAAGACTTTTCCGGTGAGAGTTTCAAGCGCCTTAAAAACAACTTGAGTTCCTTTTGTAAGAATTGAACCCACAAAGGTTCCAGAAGCTTTGTCGGCTTTAGAAAGCCACGTAACAACCGACTCTTGGAATAGCGAAAAAAATTTTTGTGGCGCCATGAGAAAATCCATCGCATGTTGTGCGGGCGGTGTATCGAGTACAATTAAATCGTAGTTGGCCAGTGAGCTAACTTGATAAAGCTTTTCCAGGCTCGAATACTCTTGGGAGCCCGACAGTGAAGTGGAGATTTGTTGAAATATGTTGTTGCTACGAATCTCTGCGGCGACTTCAGAAGGAGCATACTTCTCTACAAAAGAGTGAAAAACCCCTTCTGGATCTACCATGCTGGCCCAGAACTCCCCTCCACTTTCGTATCGGCTAACCAATCGGTCTTGGCCGTCCCAATGATCAAGGCCAAGTGCCGCCGCCAGGCGTCTGGCTGGATCAAGAGTCATCACAAGAACTTTGAGTCCGCTTTTTGCGCCTAAGACCCCCAGTGCAGATGAAATTGTGGTTTTTCCAACGCCTCCACTGCCGCAGCAAATAATTATTTTAGAGTCTTTTAGGAGGTCAATCATCCGTCACTCTTTCGATGAGATTCGACAACAGTTCAGCGATTCGCTTGTTTTTACTCTCATTCAAACACCAAGGCGCTTTATACAGAGACCGGGCGAGAGGTCGTAGGCGCGATACTGAATCTGTATAGTTGTTTTGCCATGCTTGACTAAAGAGGGTCAGCTCTTTTAGTCGCAGGAGTTCGACTTGTTCTTCGATTTCACGTGCGATTTTTTTGTAGTCAAAGTCGAGATCTAGCCATTTATTGATAACGATGTCGGCCTGAATGTCGAACTCGTTTCTCAGGGCATCGCACAGCTCTATGGTTTCTGTGATCGGGAGTTCTTCGGCCAACGAAACCACGACAAACCGTGTGAACAAAGAGTCTTTGATCGTTTCTATAATCGAGCGACTCTGTACACCCATAGCTCCGTCGACGATCGTGCTGCCGATGCCTTGAGGAGCTCGCAGCAACGTTAGCGAATGACCGGTTGAATAGGAGTCGAGGACCAAGTCATCGAATTCAATGGGCGGGCCAATTTTACGCCGACCACTCGTGAGCTTGCCTAATATTGCAAGCTCTTTGAGAGCCGGAGCGCCATCAATCAAAGACCTCATGATTTTGTTCTCAAAAAAGAGTCGATAGATACTTTCTGATTTTATATAATAGAGGATAAACTCATGGAGGCAGTCCATCGCATCCCATCGGGAAATCCAAAGATTCGGAGACACTTGGGTTGGGGAGTAGCCGACCTCTGAAAGTTCAAAGACCCGGGAATAATAGCTCTCTTCACCGAGCTCGACGAGAAGAGTTCTTCGCCCCCTGGCAGCAGCCTGGTGTGCGAGACTCAGAGCAATGGTCGACTTGCCGACCCCGCCCTTACCGGTCACTACAGTGATGGGATAATTGGTTGCACTCACGACCTGTAAGATTTACTAGATAGGGCAGAGAAGTCTACCTAGATAGCTTGCTTCTCGCACCTTGTAGAAAATATCTTTCTGGTGTAGTAGGTTGTGCACTCGCGTTAGAAAGGGTCCTTAAATGAAAGTAGATCTAGAGAAGCTCTCTGGTTTAGAGAGAAAATTGAGTTTTGAAGTTCCCAGTGATTCTGTAGCTTCAGCCTTCAATCAGGCATATCAAGTTATTCAGAAACAGGTATCGGTAAAGGGATTTCGTAAAGGAAAGGCGCCTATTCAGACGCTCAAATCTATGTACGGCGACCACGCTAAGCAAGAAGCCCTCGAAAAGCTTTTGCAAAAGAGCTACGTCTCGGGCCTTCGAGAGCATGACCTAAATCCGGTAGGCTACCCTGACATTGAAGTACTTCATTTTCAAGAGGGAGAGCCGCTAAAGTTTGTTGCAAAATTCGAAGTTCGACCAGAATTAGAGCTTCAACAGTACGAGAACCTACCACTTAAAAAACAAAAGTTTGAACTCGATACCAAGAAGGTTGATGAAATTCTCGAAGGCCTTCGACAAGATCGGGCACACTTGCACGAGGTTCAAGATAGAGAAGTTGCGCAAAAAGGTGATTTAGCCGTTGTTGATTTCGAAGGTAGCGTTGACGGAGCTCCACTCGAAAAGGGAGCCTCCAAAGATCATCAGTTAGAGTTAGGGGCAGGCCAATTTATACCGGGCTTTGAAGATGGCGTAATGGGTATGAAAATCGGCGAAGAAAAAACTTTAAAGCTCTTTTTTCCGTCGGATTATCATGAAGAGTCGTTAAAGGGGAAGCCCGTCGACTTTAAGGTTAAACTTAACGGACTCAAATACAAACACGCGCCTGAGCTCAATGATGAGTTCGCAAAAACATTTGGTACGGATTCCTTAGAAGATTTTAGAAAAAGAATCGAGCAGGACTATGTTGAGCGAGAAACAAAGAGAATCAAGGATGCCTTTAAAGAAGAAATTCTCACTGTTTTGGCCTCAAGAAATCCTTTAGAAGTTCCACGAGTTATGCTTCAGGAGCAAAAAACTTTGCTCATATCAGATACTTCGGAGCGCCTAAAGCGAGAAGGATTAGGGCAAGAACAAATCTCTGATTATGTTTCTAAATGGGATGAAGATTTCGGTAAAACAGCGCAAAAGATGGTTCATGTTGGGTTCCTCATTAACGCTATTGCAGATAAAGAGAACCTGGGTGCGACCGAAGACGACTTCCAAAAACGTCTAGAGGAATATCAAAAAACCACCGGCATCGAACTAGAATCCATTAGAAGCTTCTATAGCCAGTCCGAGCGAAAAGACAGGCTGATGTTTCAAATCACCGAAGACAAAGTGATCGATTTCGTCGCTTCCAAAGGCGCCGTAAGAGAAGAATAAAAACTAGAGCTTGATACTTGTGAGAGCCCTTGCATAATTTACGGCCTGTATGAGTTGGTAATCCTGGGCAAATGGGCTTTTCTCAGAAAACACATTTTCGTCAAGTTCAAGTGTCGAATCCGTGTCTTTTGCTTCATCTGCTCGTTTGGATTCTCT containing:
- the gshA gene encoding glutamate--cysteine ligase, encoding MNFNNTATSACAKTIHQHIISHHKKVAEWFESKRSGKCFPIYSSFDLRDSGFKVAPVDANIFPAGFNNICPADFEEACQTMERYLEGRYKGALKRVALLTEEHTSNRFYWDNVHSLASILRASSVEVRVCIPKSFKGVTVLESAAGHKIEVYPSQSTAGKLIIGEDWAPDLVVSNNDFSDPHNEWAADLEVPFNPARELGWYNRKKSEHFKYYNQLAAELCKLVDLDPWYLTVRSELVENFDASSDERLQSLADTVDNMIEAMNEDYRRQRVDSKPTVFIKNNAGTYGLAVIKVESGSEVLEWNSKTRKKMQAAKGASTVTSLLVQEGIPSVIKADLGETAEPVIYMIGCSVVGGFLRTHKDKNETESLNSPGAVFKKLCMSDLIVNEAGLPVENVYGWAARLGSLAIGEEIEALKLQFSGYCTQ
- a CDS encoding arsenical pump-driving ATPase; amino-acid sequence: MLQVVSATNYPITVVTGKGGVGKSTIALSLAHQAAARGRRTLLVELGEESYYSRVFELSEVGYSPTQVSPNLWISRWDAMDCLHEFILYYIKSESIYRLFFENKIMRSLIDGAPALKELAILGKLTSGRRKIGPPIEFDDLVLDSYSTGHSLTLLRAPQGIGSTIVDGAMGVQSRSIIETIKDSLFTRFVVVSLAEELPITETIELCDALRNEFDIQADIVINKWLDLDFDYKKIAREIEEQVELLRLKELTLFSQAWQNNYTDSVSRLRPLARSLYKAPWCLNESKNKRIAELLSNLIERVTDD
- the tig gene encoding trigger factor, with translation MKVDLEKLSGLERKLSFEVPSDSVASAFNQAYQVIQKQVSVKGFRKGKAPIQTLKSMYGDHAKQEALEKLLQKSYVSGLREHDLNPVGYPDIEVLHFQEGEPLKFVAKFEVRPELELQQYENLPLKKQKFELDTKKVDEILEGLRQDRAHLHEVQDREVAQKGDLAVVDFEGSVDGAPLEKGASKDHQLELGAGQFIPGFEDGVMGMKIGEEKTLKLFFPSDYHEESLKGKPVDFKVKLNGLKYKHAPELNDEFAKTFGTDSLEDFRKRIEQDYVERETKRIKDAFKEEILTVLASRNPLEVPRVMLQEQKTLLISDTSERLKREGLGQEQISDYVSKWDEDFGKTAQKMVHVGFLINAIADKENLGATEDDFQKRLEEYQKTTGIELESIRSFYSQSERKDRLMFQITEDKVIDFVASKGAVREE